One genomic window of Cricetulus griseus strain 17A/GY chromosome 3, alternate assembly CriGri-PICRH-1.0, whole genome shotgun sequence includes the following:
- the Kiaa1191 gene encoding putative monooxygenase p33MONOX isoform X1 has product MASRQPEVPALAPSGPLGKMSLPIGMCRRAFSYDDALEDPAPMTPPPSDMGSIPWKPVIPERKYQHLDKTEEGAASVSSLAVTPATATDSSDKTPVVKAKATHVIMNSLITKQTQESIQRFEQQAGLRDAGYTPHKGLTTEETKYLRVAEALHKLKLQSGETTREEKPPASAQSTPSSTPHSSPKQKSRGWFPSGSSTALPGPNPHTMDSGSGNDKNSADKWSLFGARPLQRSDSGFAVQAYKGAPKPSPMELMRAQATRGGEDPATFKPPKIDVPVVEGKKPPPRTHNLKPRDLNVLTPTGF; this is encoded by the exons CTCTTGCGCCCAGTGGGCCTCTAGGCAAGATGTCCCTGCCCATCGGGATGTGCCGCCGGGCATTCAGCTATGATGATGCCCTGGAGGACCCTGCGCCCATGACTCCTCCTCCATCGGACATGGGCAGCATTCCCTGGAAGCCAGTGATTCCAGAGCGCAAGTATCAGCATCTTGACAAG ACAGAGGAAGGAGCGGCCAGTGTCTCTTCCCTTGCTGTGACTCCAGCAACAGCCACTGACAGTTCAGACAAGACCCCTGTGGTGAAGGCTAAAGCTACCCATGTCATCATGAATTCCCTGATCACAA AACAGACCCAGGAGAGCATCCAGCGTTTTGAACAACAGGCAGGACTGAGAGATGCTGGCTACACACCTCACAAGGGCCTCACCACTGAGGAGACCAAGTACCTCCGAGTGGCAGAAGCACTCCAC AAACTAAAGCTGCAGAGTGGAGAGACAACCAGAGAAGAGAAGCCACCTGCATCGGCCCAGTCCACCCCGAGCAGCACCCCTCACTCCTCCCCCAAGCAGAAGTCCAG AGGTTGGTTCCCTTCTGGCTCCTCCACAGCCTTACCTGGCCCAAACCCTCACACCATGGATTCTGGGAGTGGAAATGACAAGAACTCAGCAGACAAATGGAGCCTCTTTGGAGCCCGGCCCCTGCAGAGGTCTGACTCTG GTTTTGCTGTCCAGGCTTACAAAGGTGCCCCCAAACCCTCTCCTATGGAGCTAATGCGTGCCCAGGCCACAAGAGGAGGTGAAGACCCAGCAACCTTCAAGCCGCCTAAAATAGATGTCCCAGTGGTAGAAGGGAAGAAACCACCACCTCGAACCCATAATCTCAAACCCCGTGACCTGAATGTGCTCACACCCACTGGCTTCTAG
- the Kiaa1191 gene encoding putative monooxygenase p33MONOX isoform X2 gives MSLPIGMCRRAFSYDDALEDPAPMTPPPSDMGSIPWKPVIPERKYQHLDKTEEGAASVSSLAVTPATATDSSDKTPVVKAKATHVIMNSLITKQTQESIQRFEQQAGLRDAGYTPHKGLTTEETKYLRVAEALHKLKLQSGETTREEKPPASAQSTPSSTPHSSPKQKSRGWFPSGSSTALPGPNPHTMDSGSGNDKNSADKWSLFGARPLQRSDSGFAVQAYKGAPKPSPMELMRAQATRGGEDPATFKPPKIDVPVVEGKKPPPRTHNLKPRDLNVLTPTGF, from the exons ATGTCCCTGCCCATCGGGATGTGCCGCCGGGCATTCAGCTATGATGATGCCCTGGAGGACCCTGCGCCCATGACTCCTCCTCCATCGGACATGGGCAGCATTCCCTGGAAGCCAGTGATTCCAGAGCGCAAGTATCAGCATCTTGACAAG ACAGAGGAAGGAGCGGCCAGTGTCTCTTCCCTTGCTGTGACTCCAGCAACAGCCACTGACAGTTCAGACAAGACCCCTGTGGTGAAGGCTAAAGCTACCCATGTCATCATGAATTCCCTGATCACAA AACAGACCCAGGAGAGCATCCAGCGTTTTGAACAACAGGCAGGACTGAGAGATGCTGGCTACACACCTCACAAGGGCCTCACCACTGAGGAGACCAAGTACCTCCGAGTGGCAGAAGCACTCCAC AAACTAAAGCTGCAGAGTGGAGAGACAACCAGAGAAGAGAAGCCACCTGCATCGGCCCAGTCCACCCCGAGCAGCACCCCTCACTCCTCCCCCAAGCAGAAGTCCAG AGGTTGGTTCCCTTCTGGCTCCTCCACAGCCTTACCTGGCCCAAACCCTCACACCATGGATTCTGGGAGTGGAAATGACAAGAACTCAGCAGACAAATGGAGCCTCTTTGGAGCCCGGCCCCTGCAGAGGTCTGACTCTG GTTTTGCTGTCCAGGCTTACAAAGGTGCCCCCAAACCCTCTCCTATGGAGCTAATGCGTGCCCAGGCCACAAGAGGAGGTGAAGACCCAGCAACCTTCAAGCCGCCTAAAATAGATGTCCCAGTGGTAGAAGGGAAGAAACCACCACCTCGAACCCATAATCTCAAACCCCGTGACCTGAATGTGCTCACACCCACTGGCTTCTAG
- the Kiaa1191 gene encoding putative monooxygenase p33MONOX isoform X3 has product MDSGSGNDKNSADKWSLFGARPLQRSDSGFAVQAYKGAPKPSPMELMRAQATRGGEDPATFKPPKIDVPVVEGKKPPPRTHNLKPRDLNVLTPTGF; this is encoded by the exons ATGGATTCTGGGAGTGGAAATGACAAGAACTCAGCAGACAAATGGAGCCTCTTTGGAGCCCGGCCCCTGCAGAGGTCTGACTCTG GTTTTGCTGTCCAGGCTTACAAAGGTGCCCCCAAACCCTCTCCTATGGAGCTAATGCGTGCCCAGGCCACAAGAGGAGGTGAAGACCCAGCAACCTTCAAGCCGCCTAAAATAGATGTCCCAGTGGTAGAAGGGAAGAAACCACCACCTCGAACCCATAATCTCAAACCCCGTGACCTGAATGTGCTCACACCCACTGGCTTCTAG